The following coding sequences are from one Triticum dicoccoides isolate Atlit2015 ecotype Zavitan chromosome 4A, WEW_v2.0, whole genome shotgun sequence window:
- the LOC119287625 gene encoding inorganic phosphate transporter 1-2-like, with translation MATEQLNVLKALDVAKTQLYHFKAVVIAGMGFFTDAYDLFCIALVTKLLGRIYYTDPALNEPGHLPANVSAAVNGVALCGTLAGQLFFGWLGDKLGRKSVYGFTLILMVLCSIASGLSFGHEAKGVMGTLCFFRFWLGFGVGGDYPLSATIMSEYANKKTRGTFIAAVFAMQGFGILFGTIVTIIVSSAFRHAFPAPPFYINAAASIGPEADYVWRIIVMFGTIPAALTYYWRMKMPETARYTALIAGNTKQATSDMSKVLNKEISEENVQGERATGDTWGLFSRQFMKRHGVHLLATTSTWFLLDVAFYSQNLFQKDIFTKIGWIPPAKTMNALEELYRIARAQALIALCGTVPGYWFTVAFIDIIGRFWIQLMGFTMMTIFMLAIAIPYDYLVKPGHHTGFVVLYGLTFFFANFGPNSTTFIVPAEIFPARLRSTCHGISAATGKAGAIIGAFGFLYASQDQKKPETGYSRGIGMRNALFVLAGTNFLGLLFSLLVPESKGKSLEELSKENVGDDDAIAPAGV, from the coding sequence ATGGCGACTGAACAGCTCAACGTGTTGAAAGCGCTGGACGTTGCCAAGACGCAGCTGTACCATTTCAAGGCCGTCGTGATCGCCGGCATGGGCTTCTTCACGGACGCCTACGACCTCTTCTGCATCGCTCTCGTCACCAAGCTGCTGGGGCGCATCTACTACACCGACCCTGCCCTCAACGAGCCCGGCCACCTCCCGGCAAACGTGTCGGCCGCCGTGAACGGCGTGGCCCTATGCGGCACACTTGCCGGCCAGCTCTTCTTCGGCTGGCTCGGTGACAAGCTCGGCCGCAAGAGCGTCTACGGCTTCACGCTCATCCTCATGGTCCTCTGCTCCATCGCGTCCGGGCTATCGTTTGGACACGAGGCCAAGGGCGTAATGGGGACGCTATGTTTCTTCCGCTTCTGGCTTGGCTTCGGTGTCGGCGGCGACTACCCTCTGAGCGCCACCATCATGTCGGAGTATGCTAACAAGAAGACCCGCGGCACCTTTATCGCCGCCGTGTTTGCCATGCAGGGGTTTGGCATCCTATTTGGTACTATCGTCACGATCATCGTCTCGTCCGCATTCCGACATGCATTCCCTGCACCGCCATTCTACATCAACGCCGCGGCGTCCATTGGCCCGGAGGCCGACTACGTGTGGCGCATCATCGTCATGTTCGGCACCATCCCGGCTGCCCTGACCTACTACTGGCGCATGAAGATGCCTGAAACTGCGCGGTACACGGCACTCATCGCTGGCAACACGAAGCAAGCCACATCAGACATGTCCAAGGTGCTCAACAAGGAGATCTCAGAGGAGAACGTCCAGGGTGAGCGGGCCACCGGTGATACCTGGGGCCTCTTCTCCCGACAGTTCATGAAGCGCCACGGGGTGCACTTGCTAGCGACCACAAGCACTTGGTTCCTACTCGATGTGGCCTTCTACAGCCAGAACCTGTTCCAGAAGGACATCTTCACCAAGATCGGGTGGATCCCGCCGGCCAAGACTATGAATGCATTGGAGGAGTTGTACCGCATCGCCCGTGCCCAAGCACTCATCGCGCTCTGCGGCACCGTGCCAGGCTATTGGTTCACCGTCGCCTTCATCGACATCATCGGGAGGTTTTGGATCCAGCTCATGGGATTCACCATGATGACCATTTTCATGCTCGCAATCGCGATACCGTATGACTACTTGGTGAAGCCAGGGCACCACACCGGCTTCGTCGTGCTCTATGGGCTCACTTTCTTCTTCGCCAACTTCGGCCCCAACAGCACAACCTTTATAGTGCCAGCCGAGATCTTTCCAGCGAGGCTCCGTTCAACATGCCACGGTATATCGGCTGCAACCGGTAAGGCGGGGGCGATCATCGGCGCGTTCGGGTTCCTGTATGCGTCGCAGGACCAGAAGAAGCCTGAGACCGGGTACTCACGGGGAATCGGCATGCGCAATGCGCTCTTCGTGCTCGCTGGCACAAACTTCCTAGGCCTGCTCTTTTCCCTGCTGGTGCCGGAGTCCAAGGGCAAGTCGCTCGAGGAGCTCTCCAAGGAGAACGTCGGTGACGACGACGCCATTGCTCCGGCTGGTGTCTAG